The Panthera leo isolate Ple1 chromosome D1, P.leo_Ple1_pat1.1, whole genome shotgun sequence region AGGGCATAATACCCCCCACTCAGGTAGAGCAGCACTTGCAGGGAGACGGACGAGAGCTGGCCAGTGGTTAAGGACTCGGTTAAGGACCCCCAGTCCCAGGCAGACCCAGAGAGCCTCGCAGTGCGTCCACCCCAGGGGGCCAGCTCCGCCCCGTCTTCCCAGGGGCCCGACACAGGCAGGCCCAGTGTAGGCACCTGCGGGTGGCCATGGAGACCCGGCCACCGGCTCCCTGCCTGCGGAGGCTTCCGCCCACACTCCTCCCCTGTCACAGATGTCCTATCCTGGAACCAGAGGGCTGGGCGTGTCCCTGGTAACTGCGGGCAGGATGGCCGGGCTTCCTTGCGGGCACCACCCTGATCCGGGCCCAGGTTACGAgattgaaaataatgaattattttcatttccttcaaagaaAACGTATTctcttgggggggcgggggcagttaCATGTCCACTAACTTTCCCGAGCTCTGTACACTTCCTGTTTGCTTGCATAAAAGGACTCTGTAAGTGTTCAGACCGAGGGGTCTTTGCTCTTCTGCTGCAGAtgggcctgggggaggcaggcagccACCCACTCAAGCTGCAGGGCCTAGAAGCAGGGTGATGGAGCCAGCACACTCCACTGGAGGAAGTCCTAGAACTCTCTGCATCTGTCAGTGACCGTCCCTCCCACTGAAACGTGGAATTTCTACTCAGAACTTATAGAAAAGGTGGGGGCAGAAAGCGGAAACTCGGAGCCGACCTCAAGAGTCCGGCAAACCAGCCCTCAGGAACCGTGCTGTGGAGGCCCACCAGGGACACGTGGGCACAGCAGAAGGATACCACCGCGGATGAAGCTCTCCCTAGAAAAGAAAGTACCCGTCAGGGAGGCCCAGGTCCAACCCGGATGCTTTCCTGGGCCATGTCCAACGCTGACCCAGGACCCCGGCTCCATTCTGCGATCCCATATTTACAGAAAGAAGCCACGTTTATCTGGGTCTGCGGTTGTCCGAGGATCTGACCGTTGGCTTTTCGAAAGCTGAGGCTGGGCCGGAGCGTGTACTTGGGAGCTCagaggtggagaggaggagaaggctcTGTCTGTGGCTGAGCTGAGCTCAGCCGGGACAGGGAAGGACTGCGCCCTGGACACAGAGGACAGCTCTTCTCATCTTGTGAGGTTTCTGTACATTTACCACGTGGGTAGAACTAGAGGAAAATCTTTTCCGATTCAGGGTACGaatcctttttttgtgtgtgtggttgatGAGAGACCCTGCTTTCCTCCGGACTTTCACACATGGCCCCAAATATCCCTCAGATACGGATTTCCTGAAGCGGCAACCCAAGTTCTCGCACTGTTGTGGCTCCTGGGCCTTTTCCCAACCTGCGGCAGCCACAGGTCTCCCTCCTCCTAGGCTGACAGCCTCTCTCCCCGTGAAGTGGTCTTGGAATCACAGGTGTTGAGTGTCTCTAATCCTCCCATCGAATGTGTCCTGGGGCAGATTTCCCGTGTGAAGAGGCTCACACCAGTGGCACGTTTGTGACACGTAGAAACATCAGCAATGACTGAAAATTTGCCAAATGGACCCTCTAGGAGGCCTGAGCTATACTGCCGGGCGGCAAGCGGACCAGCGATGGGAACCAGCCCGGCCGGTCTTCTCTCCAGCCCCACTCCCTCTCAAGCCCCGGTGATCCGGTGAGTAGATCTGGGCTTTCTGTGGTGCCTCACTTGGGCAGGGGTCCTAAATGGGTCAGCCCAGGGAATTAGGGACAGAGATCAGAACTCAGCCTCGAGGAGAGGCAGCCAGGGGAGGGCCAGTGGAGCACGGGTCATTTATAAGCTTGCATCACGTTACAGGCGGTGTGCTCCTGAAACCCGGCCTGTTCTTTTCCAGGCTCTAGCTAAACTCCGCTGCCTAGATACTTGTCGGTATCGGGTGGATTTCATGTGAACTGGGGGTTTCCTCCCTTTTGATTCTTCTCTTGAAGGCCGGCTTCAGACACTTCAGATCTACTTGCCGGCTGGCCACTGTGATGGATTAGAACCGTGGCAGCTCGGGAACAAAGGCTGCACAAAAACCTTACGTGACACAGGATTTTACATAATTAATGTTAAAGGCAGCTGTAATCAGATTGGAGGCTCTAAGGGTTTCAGACCCATAACGGCTCATTGTGACTAAATACAGCAGTGGTTTTCGGGACCtaacatttttttggtaaatgattTACTGTAGTGACAGTGTGTCTCTGAACAGGGGTGTCAGGAGTACACGTGGAGGTGCGGAGAACGAACGTGTCCCCGAGGTGACAGACGAGGTGTGCACAGGGATCCTGCCCCGGCGTAAACCTAGTTTTTCACCAAACGGAAACACGTCTCACTAGCAGCGGCCGGTCACAAAGGTGTGACGAGACGGCTCTGCTCTGCCTCAAGCACACGGACAACGGAGACCACCTCTTTGCAGGACGTCCCGCTTGCTGCCCAGCGCACTCCCTCGTCTCTGTCTTCCCCGCAAGTAATTCCTGACAGCTGGGGTGTGCAAAGTGGGCTTTTTTATCTGAGCGATGGCGACCACAAAGACAACCCCAACCCAGAGTAGCACAGCCCCCATCCCATCCCGCACTTTTCTTACCCAAGCGGTGCACACATCAGCTGCTATGTTGACTGAGTGGTCAGCACCGTAAGTGGCACACTCATGGGCACAGACCCTGGAGACCCGGGCAGGACGCGGCCCAAGATAAGCTATGCCCACCTGTCTGCCAGCAACTCACTGGACGTTCCAGGAGTCAacgcctggggggtggggtggggggggggggggggcgggatctGTACGACTGAAGCACACGCTGGCGGGGACCAGCTTTCCGGGGGGTTGCCGCATTGCCCAGCATTCTGTCTCGGACACAAAGCTGCTGGCAATGGGACGGGGTGCCTCCCGACCTGCGGGGCCCCCGCCAGCTCCCTGGGCGCCTGGGCCTCACGGCACACGGGCCGCCCTCGCTCTCTGGAGAGCGCGCAGCCGCTGCGCAGGGCAGTGTGGCAGTTCACGGGTCACGCTGCAGCCAGCCCGGGCCGACGCCTACGCCCCtgctgcctgcccctgccccggccctCGGCCGCCggtcccctgcccctgctgccaGCCCCTTGGCCCTgtccccctgtcccctgccctggcCCTTGTCCCCTGCCGCCACCGCGCGCATTGCGCAAAACCGGGGACCGGCCACGGAAAGGTGGTAGCAGGACACGCGACgtgaggccagggagggggaACAGGCTCTCAACGGGCCCGGGGCCTCACCTCGCGAATCTACTCAAAACCGCGGAATCGCAACCACCACGAGCTACCCCAGACTGGTCGGCCTTTCCGACACCAGAAAGAACCAAAGCGAACCGGCCCCCCTTCCCGGCATGATGGTCTCTGCCCCCGCCGCCCGgagtcccagccccagcctccggCCGACGGGCGCCACGCAGTCCCGAGACCCTCGCGGCCCCCTGACGCCCCCAAGCCGCCCACCCCACGCCCTCACCTCGCCGCGCGGCCGCCATCTtgccgcccggccccgcccgcccAGTCCGCCGCGATCCCGGCAGTCTCTCGGCTCCGCGCTCTTCGCGTCCCTTCGGCCATTTTCGCTTCTGCTCCCGAAGGAGCCCGACCTCGCCGCGCTTCGGGAGTTGATTCCGATCCGCGGCCGAGGCCCGATCAACCCGTCCGGCAGCGCTCGGGCACTTTCGTACAGGCGGAGGCGGAGAGCCGAGGCTCCGAGTAGCGGCGCTCGGCAACGCTCGGCTCTGTTCGGCTTCACCTCGGACGGACTCGGCTCCCGCTCGAGGCGGGGGTGGGCGGAGCCTGCGACGAAAGGTTCTCCTGGCCCGGCCGCGCTGCGTCGGAGGCCGGCGAGATTCTGCCCCACAGTCGGCGACCCTGTTGCGGGGGACGAAAGGTGGCGCGGCCTCCCAGGCGCTGAGGAGGGGTTAGCGCAGAGCCGTTCGGAAGCCCTCGTACAGCCTCGGACCAGTTCGGGCAGACTCGGCTCCGCACTTCGGGCCGCTTCGGCCCTCCTCGGTTCCGGACTCTCGGCCGTCGGCGGAGCTCGACTGGGCCGCTTCGTGCCGGTTCGGCCCCTGTTCGGGCAGCCTCGGCTCGGCGGCGCGGGAGGCTTCGGGCAGGCTCGGCTCGGCTCGGCTGGCAGCTTCGGGCGGCCTCGGCCCGGCTCGGCTCGGCCCGGCTCGGGCGGCCCTCCTCGCGCTGCGCGCTTCGGGCTCCGTCCCGGCCTTCGGGCGGCCCCGGCTGGCGCCTTCGGGCGGGCTCGGCGGAGTCCGGATGGAGGACTCGGACTCGGCCGCCAAGCAGCTGGGCCTGGCCgaggcggcggcggtggcggccgCGGCCGCTGttgcggcggcggccgcggccgcgGCAGGAGGCGAGGCGGAGGAGCCGGTGCTCAGCAGGGACGAGGACTCGGAGGAGGACGGAGACTCGGAGGCAGAGCGCGAGACTCGGCGGGTGACGGCCGTGGCGGTGATGGCCGCCGAGTCCGGGCACATGGACATGGGTGCCGAGGCCCTGCCGGGTCCCGACGAGGCCGCCGCGGCCGCAGCCTTCGCAGGCAAGTGCCGCCCGCCCGCGCACACGACCCGGGCACCTGTGCGCACCTGCCCCCCCACGCAGCCCATGCACCTGTCCGCACCTGACCCACGCGCGCCGGCCCCAGACACAAACCCGTGCACCTGTGTGCACCTGCCCCGCACACACCGCACACAAGCAGCCCACGCCAGCCCCGCGCCCACCGCCCGCTGCACGCGCCCTGGGGACCAGCCTGCCCCCTTCTCTCCGAGCACATGCCTCTCGCATGCCTCACACCTACCTCGTGTGCCCTGCCATTCCTGCACGCCTGCCCCATGTGACCAGCCTGACCCTGCCCAGTGTGCACACTTCCCTGAACATGCTTCCCGAACCCGTTTACCTTGTGCAAACCCCGTTCCTTCCTGCAGAGCACCCTGCGctccttccagaaccttctcagCACCTGCCTCTTGCCCTGCTTGtcttctctgtctgtccctggTGCTGGTgacaagggaggctgggaagattAGGGGAGTGGGGATCAGACATGGATCTTGCCCTGGAGCAGCCTGAGGTTGGGTGTGTCTGATCACTTGGAATCCTAAGGTCCAGTTCAGGGGTGACCTGAGAGCTGGGGAGCAAGGCAATGCTCACCCAGCTTGGGAGGCCCTGCAGCCTTTGGGAGCAGAGGTCGGCATCATGCTTTGACTCCTTAGATTCCCCTCCTGGTCCGTCCCTGGCCCCCCACATCCCATCTCCTTTATGGATCCTCCCTTCCCCCTACCATTCCTGGCAAGCTCCTTTCCCAGGGGAAAACTGGCCCATGGTTTTGTTTCTTGCCACACAGAACATTCTCGTTCTCAAGTGTCATGACCCGTGGAGCCTCAGACTGTGCCCCAAAGCCTCCTTTAGGAGTAGTGCCTTCCCAGATCGCCATCCCAAAGAAGGTAGAGGCTTTCCCAAGTGTTGTATCCCTTCCCAGCTGGGAGCTCCCTAGCTGAGTGTGGGGACCCAGGAAGTGCATCCTTGAGTTACTGCCGGCACAGCACGTGTTGTCAGGCACTTTCCCCTAAGGAGCCAGCAGCCTGTGTCCCGGTGGTCCTGTCACTCCGGTGTTTATCCAGCCCTAAGCAGCTGCAGGCGGGGGGACTTGGCCTGCTGCCCCAGAGCTGCTGGTCTGTGTGTGGTCTGTCTGGGGTcctcacaaaagaagaaagaaggcttTGTGGCTATTAGAGTATTTGGTTCTCATCGCTAAACTCTGCTTTGATGTTGGGACTTCAGACCGTGcagttttcttcagttttgttttttttttttttttttttgctttttgcgtATGTTTTCTGGATGCAGAAAAGAAACATGATATAGTTCGTCACGGCATCAGAGAAGTGTATTGGCGTTGCGTGTTTTTATCCGCAGAATTTGATAGTTGTGTTTTTGCATACATGGaagcattaaaacttttttaagttgcTGAGGTTAGATACCTTCCAGGTGCAGGTAACTCGGCAGGATGTGTCTCCTCTCTGGGGCCCCCTCTTCTCGGGCCTTATAGCTGCTTGGCCTGAGCGTGAGTTCAGACAGGGACGTAGGCTGTGGTCTGCTGGAGGAGCAGACAGGGGAACAGCTATTTTCAGTGCAGTTTGGTGGGCGCTGGGTTAGTGGAATATGCAGGACTCTTTCCACCAGTATCTTGTGAGCATTTCCCAAGTCAGAGACTGCCCTATTCATGGGCCATTCTAGAATGCTCTGTAACAGAGGGGACCGCCTGCCCAGCCAAGGAGCTGGCGGGAAAGCCTCTCCGTGGGcagtgaatgggagagggggtccaggaggaggcaggagagaccTGAGCCCTGGCCTGTGCTGACCTTCGAGAGGGtgccaggaagggagggagctcCGCCTGAGCCTGGCCACAGGATGGTCACCGGACTCCTGGAACCTTGGTGTATGGTTTTATGCTAAAGGGAACGAGAAGCCCGGGGCAGTTTGGCAGAGCCCGCTGCCAGCTCAGTGGGAGTGTGGCGGGGGCGGGTTTTCACTGTGAATAAAAGGCTCTAGTGGGCTGGAGAgctgcctctttcttttctttttctaaggccCAGATGGCTTAGACTGTGGTCCAGAAATGTGGAGTGAGCACTTTGTGTAAGAATGTTGGGAGTCCCGTGGTTGGAAGTGCAGATACCTGTTTGGGAAATGCTGTTTTGGGGCCCTGGTGGGAGGCCCTTGGCTCTGATGGCGTGCTGAATCAGGCTTCTGTGTTGCAGAGGTGACCACCGTGACCGTGGCCAACGTGGGCGCCTCTGCAGACAACGTCTTCACCACGTCGGTGGCAAATGCCGCCTCACTCTCGGGACACGTCCTGGTAAGCCGCTCCGTGAGCACTTTTCCCCAGACCCCAGAGTGTGACCTCCCTGACCCCGGTTCCCCCAGAGGCCCTGCACAGGGCTGTGTGGGCGCCAGGAGGAGTGTGCTGTGATCTCCCATCCTTGCCCGACAACCACACAATGGGGGACTCTCCTGGCGCTTTGCCAGGACCGTTAGTTACcgtttctctttattttagtcTTAATCACACACCTAGGACTCTACACACCTGCAAGCAAAGCTGCTATCATTGGAATGGCAGCAAACAGCAGACTCACCctcttaattttaataacagaGTACAGACTTGAGAAACTTGCTTTATTTCTTAGGGTGTCAGCATGCGTACAAGCTGATAGCCAGCTGACACTTTCATGCCTCCAACGGGTCTCTCCTTCCCAGAAGCAGATTCTGGCTTGTCCTCTTTTCTAGAAGGGGTTGGAGCCAGAGGGTCAGGGAACCAGGGCACAGCCTGGACCGTGCCTCCTGGGCATGGTCCTTGCAGCGGGCTCTGAGGACAGGGAGGTCCGGAGACGAAACtgacaagggggggggggtctcaaatatatgtgtattccATTGGCTTTAATAAGGAAaatactttggggcacctgggtggctcagttggttatgtgtccaacttcagctcgggtcatggtctcacggttcatgggtttgagccccgtgtcaggctctgtgctgacagcttagagcctggagcctgcttccgattctgtttctctctctctctctgcccctcccctgctcagtttctctctctgtctctctcaaaaatgaacatttaaaaaataataaggaaaatacttTGTGATTCTTAAATGAACGCAGAACATTCCCTCTTTTCTGTAGAGAGTTGCGTGTCTTTAGTGATTCAGACACGAGCAGTGCGACACCCTTACTGAGGCCCTGACCCTCTGGGTGATGAGCCCCGGCTCTGGGTGCGTGTGCAGGTATGCGTGTGCTCATGGGTGGGGGTCCCTCAGCTCCGCGAGGAGGTGTACTCACCCCCCTGATGGATTTTCAGATTTTAGGAAACGTCTTCTCACTTTGCCTTCATTGCTTCCATGCTCTGACCATGCAAGTGTTAGAACGTCCCAGAATGGTGGGTGTGAGCAGGCTGCTTAGAGTGTCATCCACCCCAGGACTCTCTGGGCAAAGCCTTGAGTTTGCCAGAGATCTGAGCAACGTGCTCCTAGTGACAGCGGGGTGGGTCTCTCCTCCAGCAAGGACAGGGAAGGGCGTCTGGCTCAtgcagggatgggggaggagggcggggggtaGGGCTGCTTGAAGGGCAGGGCCAGGCGGCCCCAGAGGAAGTAGGTGCTGTCCCGATAGCACCCGGCCACTGTGGACAGGTGTGTGAGCAGTGTGGTTGGGGAGGCCCTGGCGTCTGGTGGCCATCAGTAGAGCTGTGTGTGGGGCATG contains the following coding sequences:
- the TMEM80 gene encoding transmembrane protein 80 isoform X1, with translation MKIIHYFQSRNLGPDQGGARKEARPSCPQLPGTRPALWFQDRTSVTGEECGRKPPQAGSRWPGLHGHPQVPTLGLPVSGPWEDGAELAPWGGRTARLSGSAWDWGSLTESLTTGQLSSVSLQVLLYLSGGYYALYFLATLLLIIYKSQVFSYPCPYLALDLTLLFMMGILEAVRLYLGTKGNLMEAEVPLAVSLVLTAGGALLSTYFLLWQTLVLRADSTLSAALLALHGLEAVLQLVAIAAFVS
- the TMEM80 gene encoding transmembrane protein 80 isoform X2, encoding MKIIHYFQSRNLGPDQGGARKEARPSCPQLPGTRPALWFQDRTSVTGEECGRKPPQAGSRWPGLHGHPQVPTLGLPVSGPWEDGAELAPWGGRTARLSGSAWDWGSLTESLTTGQLSSVSLQVLLYLSGGYYALYFLATLLLIIYKSTKGNLMEAEVPLAVSLVLTAGGALLSTYFLLWQTLVLRADSTLSAALLALHGLEAVLQLVAIAAFVS